From the genome of Bacteroides sp. MSB163, one region includes:
- a CDS encoding co-chaperone GroES, with translation MNIKPLADRVLILPAPAEEKTIGGIIIPDTAKEKPLKGEVVAVGHGTKDEEMVLKVGDTVLYGKYAGTELEVEGTKYLIMRQSDVLAVLG, from the coding sequence ATGAACATTAAACCATTGGCAGACAGAGTGCTGATACTCCCTGCACCTGCAGAAGAAAAAACAATTGGCGGTATCATTATTCCGGATACAGCAAAAGAAAAACCTTTGAAAGGTGAAGTTGTGGCAGTTGGTCACGGTACGAAAGATGAAGAGATGGTATTGAAGGTGGGCGACACTGTTTTGTATGGCAAGTATGCCGGTACTGAACTGGAAGTTGAAGGCACTAAATATCTGATTATGCGTCAAAGTGACGTACTCGCTGTGTTAGGTTAA
- a CDS encoding putative quinol monooxygenase, which produces MIRLNVFIQVNESNRAAVLEAAKELVVSSLKDKGCIAYDVFESATRNDVLMICETWQDAESLSAHEKAEHFVTLVPKIQGLASMKLEKFDF; this is translated from the coding sequence ATGATTAGACTGAATGTTTTTATTCAAGTAAACGAAAGTAACCGTGCTGCGGTGTTGGAAGCTGCAAAAGAGTTGGTGGTATCTTCTTTGAAAGACAAAGGCTGCATTGCCTATGATGTTTTTGAAAGCGCTACCCGTAATGATGTCTTGATGATTTGCGAAACATGGCAGGATGCAGAATCATTGTCCGCCCATGAGAAAGCGGAACATTTTGTGACGTTAGTTCCCAAAATACAGGGATTGGCTTCCATGAAGCTCGAAAAGTTTGATTTCTGA
- the hisS gene encoding histidine--tRNA ligase, with protein MAAKPSIPKGTRDFSPVEMAKRNYIFNTIRDVYHLYGFQQIETPAMEMLSTLMGKYGEEGDKLLFKIQNSGDYFSGLTDEELLSRNATKLASKFCEKGLRYDLTVPFARYVVMHRDEITFPFKRYQIQPVWRADRPQKGRYREFYQCDADVVGSDSLLNEVELMQIVDTVFTRFGIRVCIKINNRKILTGIAEIIGEADKIVDITVAIDKLDKIGLDNVNAELKEKGISDEAIAKLQPIILLSGTNEEKLATLKEVLSGSETGQKGVEESEFILKTLSAFGLKNELELDLTLARGLNYYTGAIFEVKALDVQIGSITGGGRYDNLTGVFGMAGVSGVGISFGADRIFDVLNQLDLYPKEAVNGTQLLFINFGEKEAAFSLNVLAKVRAEGIRAEIFPDSSKMKKQMGYANAKNIPFVALVGENEMNENKVTLKNMETGEQTLVSAEELIQTLKK; from the coding sequence ATGGCAGCAAAACCCAGTATTCCTAAAGGAACCCGTGACTTTTCGCCGGTAGAAATGGCGAAGCGTAACTATATATTCAATACCATTCGCGATGTATATCATCTCTATGGTTTCCAACAGATTGAAACGCCTGCAATGGAAATGCTTTCCACACTGATGGGGAAATATGGTGAAGAAGGTGATAAACTTCTATTTAAAATACAGAACTCAGGTGATTATTTCTCCGGATTAACCGATGAGGAATTGCTGAGCCGTAATGCAACCAAACTCGCAAGTAAATTCTGTGAAAAAGGTTTGCGTTATGATCTCACAGTGCCATTTGCCCGCTACGTGGTGATGCACCGTGATGAAATAACTTTCCCTTTCAAACGCTATCAGATACAACCTGTGTGGCGTGCCGATCGTCCGCAAAAAGGCCGTTATCGTGAGTTCTATCAATGTGATGCTGACGTGGTAGGTAGTGATTCTTTACTGAACGAGGTGGAATTAATGCAGATTGTCGATACTGTATTTACTCGCTTTGGTATCCGTGTTTGCATCAAGATCAATAACCGTAAGATTTTGACGGGCATTGCGGAGATTATCGGTGAGGCTGATAAGATCGTGGATATTACTGTGGCTATTGATAAACTGGATAAAATCGGTCTGGACAATGTGAATGCCGAGTTGAAAGAAAAAGGTATCAGCGATGAGGCTATTGCCAAATTACAACCTATCATTCTACTGAGCGGCACCAACGAGGAGAAACTGGCTACCCTGAAAGAAGTACTTTCCGGAAGTGAAACAGGTCAGAAAGGAGTGGAAGAAAGCGAATTTATCTTGAAAACTCTATCGGCTTTCGGTCTGAAGAATGAATTGGAACTTGATTTGACACTTGCCCGTGGGTTGAATTACTATACCGGTGCCATTTTTGAAGTGAAAGCATTGGATGTACAAATCGGTAGTATTACAGGCGGTGGTCGCTATGATAATCTTACCGGTGTATTCGGTATGGCAGGAGTTTCTGGTGTAGGCATCTCCTTTGGTGCGGATCGTATCTTTGATGTGCTGAACCAGCTTGATCTTTATCCTAAAGAAGCTGTAAACGGTACACAACTTCTATTTATCAACTTTGGTGAAAAAGAAGCAGCTTTTTCCTTGAATGTACTTGCCAAAGTACGTGCAGAAGGTATTCGTGCGGAAATCTTCCCGGATTCATCTAAAATGAAAAAACAGATGGGCTATGCCAATGCCAAAAATATTCCGTTTGTAGCTCTTGTAGGAGAGAATGAAATGAACGAAAATAAGGTGACACTCAAGAATATGGAGACTGGTGAACAGACTCTGGTTTCGGCCGAAGAATTGATACAAACTTTAAAGAAATAA
- a CDS encoding winged helix-turn-helix domain-containing protein — MNKSDIGLNAGKIWRLLSNYAKWDYGTLKRKSGLKDKELGAALGWLACEDKIVLHQEDGELYIFLGVNVYIG, encoded by the coding sequence ATGAACAAAAGCGACATCGGCCTGAACGCAGGCAAAATTTGGAGGTTGCTTAGCAATTATGCCAAGTGGGACTATGGGACTTTGAAGAGAAAGTCCGGGCTGAAGGACAAAGAACTGGGAGCGGCCCTGGGATGGTTAGCTTGTGAAGACAAGATCGTATTGCACCAGGAGGACGGAGAGCTCTACATTTTTTTGGGCGTGAATGTTTATATCGGGTAA
- a CDS encoding helix-turn-helix domain-containing protein: MQTFRIVKPAPALSPYIRYYWILRDDAALPVSERTLPVGCVQLVFHKGKRLMCLQDSQLQPQSFISGQTFGFSDVVSTGVIEMIAVVFQPYAAKVFLQMPLHLFNGQNVSTDEVEDRELSDLSCRITETPDNDQCIRLIEQFFFRRLVSGSEYNLKRLSTVLDEINLHPQVNTLQLSDVACLSTKQFGRVFTDYIGTTPKEFLRIVRMQRALYVLQQNPSSPFAQVAYECGFSDQSHMIKEFKLFSGYTPAEYLSVCAPVSDYFSTL; encoded by the coding sequence ATGCAAACCTTCCGTATCGTAAAACCTGCTCCTGCATTGTCTCCCTATATCCGTTATTACTGGATATTGCGGGATGATGCCGCTTTGCCGGTGTCGGAACGTACCTTGCCCGTCGGCTGCGTGCAACTGGTGTTTCATAAAGGCAAACGCTTGATGTGCCTGCAAGATTCGCAGTTGCAGCCGCAATCCTTTATTAGCGGACAAACTTTCGGTTTCTCCGATGTCGTGTCGACAGGAGTTATAGAAATGATAGCGGTCGTCTTTCAGCCCTATGCGGCAAAAGTCTTTCTGCAAATGCCCCTGCATCTTTTCAACGGGCAGAATGTTTCCACGGATGAAGTGGAAGACAGGGAACTCTCCGATTTATCCTGCCGGATAACGGAAACTCCGGATAACGACCAGTGCATCCGGTTGATTGAACAATTCTTTTTCCGTCGCCTGGTCTCCGGTTCCGAATATAATCTGAAACGGTTATCGACTGTTCTGGACGAAATCAATCTTCATCCGCAGGTAAACACTTTGCAACTTTCCGATGTAGCTTGTCTCAGTACCAAGCAGTTCGGTCGTGTCTTTACCGATTATATCGGTACTACCCCAAAAGAATTTCTCCGCATCGTGCGTATGCAGCGTGCCTTGTACGTCCTGCAACAGAATCCCAGTTCACCTTTCGCGCAAGTGGCCTATGAATGTGGCTTCTCCGACCAGTCGCACATGATTAAGGAGTTTAAACTCTTCTCCGGTTACACTCCTGCGGAATACCTGTCCGTATGCGCTCCCGTTTCCGATTATTTCTCCACTCTCTAA
- a CDS encoding DNA alkylation repair protein: MNSVIREVRQCLQDNIDEKVLKTSGHFFKKGENVPVYGVRMYNVGKIAKESFKEIKELPKADVFGLCEELWQSGYLEENVIACEWAYALRKEYTPEDIHVFRHWLQDYVNNWGACDTLCNHTIGTFVEIFPEFISELKEWATSDNRWVRRGAAVTLIIPARKGLFFDDILQIATTLLHDKDDLVQKGYGWMLKAASEAYQKEVFDFVVSHKATMPRTALRYAIEKMPQELRKEAMKKE, from the coding sequence ATGAATTCAGTTATCAGGGAAGTCAGGCAGTGTTTACAAGACAATATAGATGAAAAAGTGTTGAAAACTTCGGGGCACTTCTTCAAGAAAGGAGAAAATGTGCCTGTCTACGGAGTTAGAATGTATAATGTAGGCAAGATAGCCAAAGAATCTTTCAAGGAAATCAAAGAACTGCCGAAAGCTGATGTTTTCGGACTTTGCGAGGAGTTGTGGCAATCGGGATACTTGGAAGAGAATGTGATTGCCTGCGAATGGGCGTATGCTCTCCGGAAAGAATATACACCGGAAGACATTCATGTTTTCAGACACTGGTTGCAGGACTATGTAAATAATTGGGGAGCCTGTGACACGCTATGCAACCATACTATCGGAACGTTCGTCGAAATATTTCCTGAATTTATTTCTGAGTTGAAGGAATGGGCGACATCCGATAATCGTTGGGTAAGGCGTGGTGCTGCCGTCACGCTGATAATTCCTGCACGTAAAGGATTATTCTTCGATGATATTCTCCAAATAGCAACCACCCTGCTTCACGACAAGGATGACCTGGTACAGAAAGGTTACGGCTGGATGCTGAAAGCGGCAAGTGAGGCTTATCAGAAAGAGGTCTTCGATTTTGTAGTCAGCCATAAGGCAACCATGCCACGGACGGCACTGAGGTATGCTATTGAGAAAATGCCACAGGAATTGAGGAAAGAAGCAATGAAAAAGGAGTAA
- a CDS encoding VOC family protein, whose translation MKKLIAFFEIPATDFHRAVDFYETVLNMKLPVFECEQEKMACFTEDGETVGAISQSFDLLPDFLPSEKGVLIHFNTDNISTTLERVLQKGGKVLIPCTKIEADGKGYFAVFVDSEGNRIGIYADK comes from the coding sequence ATGAAAAAGTTGATTGCATTTTTTGAGATTCCGGCTACTGACTTCCATCGGGCTGTAGATTTTTATGAGACCGTGCTGAACATGAAACTTCCGGTCTTTGAGTGTGAACAGGAGAAGATGGCATGCTTCACCGAAGACGGTGAAACCGTAGGAGCCATCTCACAATCTTTTGACCTCCTGCCTGATTTTCTCCCTTCTGAGAAAGGTGTACTTATCCATTTCAATACGGATAATATATCGACTACCCTTGAGCGTGTGTTGCAGAAGGGCGGGAAAGTACTCATTCCCTGCACGAAGATAGAAGCCGATGGCAAAGGCTATTTTGCAGTATTTGTCGATTCGGAAGGCAACCGCATCGGTATTTATGCAGACAAGTGA
- a CDS encoding threonine aldolase family protein: MRSFASDNNSGVHPLVMEALNRANQNHAVGYGDDPWTEEAIRKIKETFSPDCEPLFVFNGTGSNAVALQLATRPYNLILCAETAHIYVDECGAPARMTGCQIRPIATPDGKLTPELIRPYLKNFGEQHHSQPGAIYISQCSELGTVYTPGELKALTTLAHEYGMYVHMDGARLANACVALNLSFKELTVDCGIDILSFGGTKNGLMLGESVIIFNPDLKKEALYVRKQSAQLASKLRYLSCQFTAYLTDDLWKKNAAHANAMAQKLYEGLQTLPDVQFTQKMESNQLFLTMPRPVIDRLMKSYFFYFWNEAENEIRFVTSFDTTEEDIQSLLQAVKDSF; this comes from the coding sequence ATGAGAAGTTTTGCTTCAGACAACAATTCCGGTGTACATCCATTGGTGATGGAGGCGCTGAACCGGGCAAACCAAAATCACGCAGTTGGCTACGGTGACGATCCTTGGACAGAGGAAGCCATTCGCAAAATCAAAGAGACATTTTCGCCTGATTGCGAGCCACTGTTTGTTTTCAATGGGACAGGAAGTAATGCAGTAGCTTTGCAGTTGGCTACCCGCCCTTATAATTTAATTCTTTGTGCGGAGACTGCACATATTTACGTAGATGAATGTGGTGCACCTGCCCGTATGACAGGATGCCAGATACGTCCTATTGCAACACCGGATGGTAAACTGACGCCGGAGTTGATACGTCCTTATCTGAAGAACTTCGGGGAACAGCACCATTCTCAACCGGGTGCTATTTATATTTCTCAATGTTCGGAATTAGGTACTGTCTATACTCCGGGAGAATTGAAAGCGCTGACTACCCTGGCGCATGAATATGGTATGTATGTGCATATGGACGGGGCGCGTTTAGCGAATGCTTGTGTTGCGTTGAATCTTAGCTTCAAGGAACTGACAGTGGATTGTGGCATTGATATTCTTAGTTTCGGTGGAACGAAGAATGGATTGATGTTAGGTGAAAGTGTAATAATCTTCAATCCGGACTTGAAAAAAGAAGCGCTTTATGTACGGAAACAGTCGGCTCAGTTAGCTTCTAAATTGCGTTACCTTTCTTGTCAGTTCACAGCGTATCTTACGGATGATTTGTGGAAAAAGAATGCTGCACATGCCAATGCGATGGCACAGAAACTATATGAAGGGTTGCAAACATTGCCGGATGTACAATTCACACAAAAGATGGAGAGTAATCAGTTGTTCCTGACTATGCCTCGTCCGGTTATTGATAGATTGATGAAGTCTTACTTCTTTTATTTCTGGAATGAAGCTGAAAATGAAATTCGTTTTGTGACCTCTTTTGATACGACGGAGGAAGATATTCAGTCTTTGTTGCAGGCTGTGAAGGATAGTTTCTGA
- the groL gene encoding chaperonin GroEL (60 kDa chaperone family; promotes refolding of misfolded polypeptides especially under stressful conditions; forms two stacked rings of heptamers to form a barrel-shaped 14mer; ends can be capped by GroES; misfolded proteins enter the barrel where they are refolded when GroES binds) → MAKEILFNIDARDQLKKGIDTLANAVKVTLGPKGRNVIIEKKFGAPHITKDGVTVAKEVELSDAYQNTGAQLVKEVASKTGDDAGDGTTTATVLAQAIVAEGLKNVTAGASPMDIKRGIDKAVAKVVDSIKSQAEKVGDNYDKIEQVASVSANNDPVIGKLIADAMRKVSKDGVITIEEAKGTDTTIGVVEGMQFDRGYLSAYFVTNTEKMECEMEKPYILIYDKKISNLKDFLPILEPAVQTGRPLLVIAEDVDSEALTTLVVNRLRSQLKICAVKAPGFGDRRKEMLEDIAVLTGGVVISEEKGLKLEQATIEMLGTADKITVSKDNTTIVNGAGDKQNIKERCEQIKAQIAATKSDYDKEKLQERLAKLSGGVAVLYVGAASEVEMKEKKDRVDDALRATRAAIEEGIVPGGGVAYIRALDALEGFKGDNIDETTGVDIIKRAIEEPLRQIVANAGKEGAVVVQKVREGKGDFGYNARTDVYENLHAAGVVDPAKVARVALENAASIAGMFLTTECVIVEKKEDKPEMPMGAPGMGGMGGMM, encoded by the coding sequence ATGGCAAAAGAAATATTATTCAATATCGATGCCCGCGACCAATTGAAAAAAGGTATCGATACACTGGCAAATGCAGTGAAAGTAACTCTCGGTCCCAAAGGTCGTAACGTGATTATCGAAAAGAAATTCGGTGCTCCTCACATCACGAAAGACGGTGTAACTGTAGCTAAGGAAGTAGAACTGTCTGATGCATACCAGAATACGGGTGCACAGTTGGTGAAAGAAGTAGCTTCCAAGACTGGTGACGATGCCGGTGACGGTACTACTACTGCTACTGTATTGGCGCAGGCTATTGTTGCTGAAGGCTTGAAGAACGTAACTGCCGGTGCAAGTCCTATGGATATCAAACGTGGTATTGACAAGGCTGTTGCCAAAGTGGTTGACTCAATTAAGTCACAAGCAGAAAAAGTAGGTGACAACTACGATAAGATTGAACAGGTTGCTTCTGTATCTGCCAACAATGATCCGGTTATCGGTAAGTTGATCGCTGATGCAATGCGTAAGGTTTCTAAAGACGGTGTAATTACTATTGAAGAAGCTAAGGGTACTGATACTACTATTGGTGTGGTAGAAGGTATGCAGTTTGATCGTGGTTATCTTTCCGCTTACTTCGTTACTAATACGGAGAAGATGGAGTGCGAAATGGAAAAACCATACATCTTGATCTACGACAAGAAGATTTCTAACCTGAAAGATTTCTTGCCTATCCTGGAACCTGCTGTACAAACCGGACGTCCTCTGTTGGTAATCGCGGAAGATGTGGATAGTGAAGCTTTGACTACGTTGGTTGTAAACCGTCTGCGTTCTCAGTTGAAGATTTGTGCTGTGAAGGCTCCGGGCTTCGGTGACCGTCGTAAAGAAATGCTGGAAGACATTGCCGTATTGACTGGTGGTGTAGTGATCAGCGAGGAAAAGGGTCTGAAGTTGGAACAAGCTACCATCGAAATGTTGGGTACTGCTGATAAGATCACAGTTTCTAAAGATAACACTACCATCGTAAACGGTGCCGGTGACAAACAAAATATCAAGGAACGTTGCGAACAGATCAAAGCTCAGATTGCTGCTACTAAATCTGATTATGACAAAGAAAAATTGCAAGAACGTCTGGCTAAATTGTCTGGTGGTGTTGCTGTTCTTTACGTAGGTGCTGCTTCTGAAGTTGAAATGAAGGAGAAGAAAGATCGTGTAGACGATGCTTTACGTGCAACACGTGCTGCTATTGAAGAAGGCATCGTACCGGGTGGTGGTGTAGCTTACATTCGCGCACTCGATGCATTGGAAGGTTTCAAAGGTGATAACATTGATGAGACTACAGGTGTTGACATTATTAAGCGTGCTATTGAAGAGCCGTTACGTCAGATCGTTGCCAATGCAGGTAAAGAAGGAGCTGTAGTTGTACAGAAAGTACGCGAAGGTAAAGGTGACTTCGGTTACAATGCTCGTACTGATGTATATGAAAATCTGCATGCTGCCGGTGTAGTTGATCCTGCAAAAGTAGCTCGCGTAGCTTTGGAAAACGCTGCCTCTATTGCAGGTATGTTCCTGACTACTGAATGTGTAATCGTTGAGAAGAAGGAAGACAAACCTGAAATGCCAATGGGTGCTCCCGGCATGGGCGGTATGGGTGGTATGATGTAA
- a CDS encoding MmcQ/YjbR family DNA-binding protein, producing MNIEEYREYCLSIKGVTESFPFDEHTLVYKIMDKMFTFAPLNPKEGRFWADTKCDTTKSTELMEQYSGITFGPYSDKKYWITIYLESDVPDSLIKELINHSIEEVVKKLPKKKQEEYYVTLR from the coding sequence ATGAATATTGAAGAATACCGGGAATATTGTTTAAGTATCAAGGGAGTAACAGAGAGTTTCCCCTTTGACGAGCATACACTTGTCTATAAAATCATGGATAAGATGTTTACCTTTGCTCCGTTGAATCCTAAAGAGGGACGTTTCTGGGCGGATACGAAATGCGACACTACCAAATCAACGGAACTGATGGAGCAGTATAGCGGCATTACATTCGGCCCCTACTCCGATAAGAAATACTGGATTACCATCTATCTGGAAAGTGATGTGCCGGATAGTCTTATAAAGGAATTAATCAATCATTCCATAGAGGAGGTGGTTAAGAAACTGCCAAAGAAGAAACAGGAAGAATATTATGTCACATTAAGATAA
- a CDS encoding bile acid:sodium symporter family protein, translating into MNTVWIVLPILTLLMFELGLTLEIKDFKLFRQRPYPVFAGLIGQIVLLPILAFALGYLFHLEPLFFIGLVLIACSPGGSSSNIFSMIAKGDVALSVSLTALSSIITLFTIPVIMELATQIAGDNSGITIHLPIGSLIIQNLLLMLLPIAIGVLTKHFCPKAAERIHKVLSKIAFPALILLATVFFIQHHETIAAQIGRLGLCITLMILLAMGGGYLISRSMKLNRKEQRTLIIEIGMQNAAQSIAIASSPFIFNNDIIAIPAIIYALMMNIILLVYVGIVKRK; encoded by the coding sequence ATGAATACAGTCTGGATTGTTTTACCTATTCTCACATTATTAATGTTTGAGTTGGGACTAACACTTGAAATTAAAGATTTTAAATTATTTCGTCAACGTCCCTATCCTGTTTTTGCAGGATTGATAGGACAGATAGTCCTTTTACCAATATTGGCTTTTGCATTGGGTTATCTGTTTCATTTGGAACCTCTGTTTTTTATCGGACTTGTGCTCATAGCTTGTTCTCCGGGTGGGAGTTCTTCCAATATATTCTCTATGATAGCCAAAGGTGATGTCGCACTTTCCGTATCACTGACTGCACTCAGCAGTATTATCACCTTGTTTACTATTCCTGTCATTATGGAGCTTGCCACGCAAATTGCAGGAGACAATAGTGGAATAACTATACATTTACCTATCGGCAGCCTCATTATCCAGAATCTACTGCTCATGTTGCTTCCTATTGCAATAGGCGTTTTAACCAAACACTTTTGTCCTAAAGCAGCCGAACGGATACACAAAGTATTATCTAAGATAGCCTTCCCTGCCTTGATTTTATTAGCTACTGTTTTCTTCATACAACATCACGAAACGATAGCTGCACAGATCGGCCGATTAGGCCTGTGCATCACACTAATGATATTATTGGCTATGGGTGGAGGATATTTAATCTCCCGGTCAATGAAATTGAACAGGAAAGAACAGCGTACGCTTATCATTGAAATAGGCATGCAAAATGCAGCCCAAAGTATTGCTATTGCAAGTAGCCCGTTTATTTTCAACAATGACATAATTGCCATACCGGCTATAATTTATGCACTGATGATGAATATAATTCTATTAGTATATGTGGGAATAGTGAAGCGGAAATAA